One Streptomyces sp. R28 DNA window includes the following coding sequences:
- a CDS encoding transposase family protein codes for MDRSTITRAIGEVRPLLAQRGCTVAPGIRLGSLAEVIEHLGADGQTGIIDGTEIRVRRPAAGRKDRDKFVSGKTKQNAVKSMVLTDAEGRVLFCSPVRPGSCADITQARQLGLVKLLADGPFMEILADAGYQGMGAQTGGRVVTPPHRKFKKNAPAWYEERHEQQRKAHSSRRIRVEHGIAHLKNWRALARHHGRREHMSDIVQAVDWTALTSADRQPLPRPANVKIRQHQASRRAAANRARGRRGCPV; via the coding sequence GTGGACCGCTCCACCATCACCCGCGCCATCGGCGAGGTGCGGCCCCTGCTCGCGCAGCGGGGCTGCACCGTTGCGCCGGGCATCCGCCTGGGCTCTCTCGCCGAGGTCATTGAGCACCTGGGCGCCGACGGTCAGACCGGGATCATTGACGGCACGGAGATCCGTGTGCGGCGCCCGGCCGCAGGCCGCAAGGACCGGGACAAGTTCGTCTCCGGCAAGACCAAGCAGAACGCCGTGAAGTCCATGGTCCTCACCGACGCCGAGGGGCGCGTGTTGTTCTGCAGCCCGGTCCGGCCGGGCAGTTGCGCCGACATCACCCAGGCCCGACAGCTCGGACTGGTCAAGCTCCTGGCCGACGGTCCGTTCATGGAGATCCTCGCGGACGCCGGCTATCAAGGCATGGGCGCACAGACCGGCGGACGAGTGGTCACACCACCGCACCGCAAGTTCAAGAAGAACGCTCCCGCCTGGTATGAGGAGCGGCACGAGCAACAGCGCAAAGCGCACTCCTCACGACGCATCCGCGTCGAGCACGGCATCGCGCACTTGAAGAACTGGCGGGCCCTGGCCCGCCACCACGGCCGTCGCGAGCACATGAGCGACATTGTCCAAGCCGTCGACTGGACTGCTCTCACATCAGCAGACCGCCAGCCTCTCCCACGGCCCGCGAACGTGAAAATCCGGCAGCACCAGGCTTCTCGACGAGCCGCGGCCAACCGTGCACGAGGTCGTAGAGGTTGTCCCGTATGA
- a CDS encoding alpha/beta hydrolase, with product MAVRLVFVHGIGGPRRVALEQERWTEALARGARAAGHSRAADDLVNGKLAEVSFAYYGDLFHSPGAQGGADAELEAPEAAILSGLLTDIVERRLALASDSQEQADLRQALADLRPEGSAAQGVGNVVRACVNAGTTLLDAGPWRRSGQWASSKLLIRDLGQVARYLARGRDSLDLLVRSVVADFVGAGPSVVVAHSLGSVVAYEVLHEFTSAVPLLVTLGSPLAMRAVVWPHLRPRPCRTPPGVASWLDCWDRDDVICARPLGEADIQANTAGVRPRGSRVDSDGLWVHSATKYLARGEVAGPVIEALQAASASS from the coding sequence GTGGCGGTACGGCTTGTCTTCGTTCACGGGATCGGCGGCCCACGGCGCGTCGCGCTGGAACAGGAACGGTGGACCGAGGCGCTGGCGCGCGGGGCGCGGGCCGCGGGACACTCCAGAGCGGCCGACGATCTCGTGAACGGCAAGCTGGCCGAGGTCTCCTTCGCCTACTACGGCGACCTGTTCCACTCCCCAGGAGCTCAGGGCGGCGCCGACGCCGAGTTAGAGGCCCCGGAAGCCGCGATCCTCTCGGGACTCCTGACTGACATCGTGGAGAGACGACTGGCTCTGGCCTCGGACAGCCAAGAGCAGGCCGATCTCCGTCAGGCCTTAGCCGACCTGCGTCCCGAAGGCAGCGCGGCGCAGGGGGTGGGCAATGTCGTGCGAGCTTGCGTCAACGCCGGCACCACCCTCCTCGACGCGGGCCCCTGGCGCAGGAGCGGGCAATGGGCCAGCAGCAAGCTTCTGATACGTGACCTCGGGCAGGTGGCCCGCTACCTGGCGCGCGGCCGGGACAGCCTCGACCTGCTCGTCCGCAGCGTCGTGGCCGACTTCGTGGGCGCCGGGCCCTCGGTCGTCGTGGCCCACTCTCTCGGCTCCGTAGTGGCATACGAGGTCCTGCACGAATTCACCTCCGCGGTGCCGTTGCTGGTGACCCTCGGCTCACCGCTGGCGATGCGCGCGGTGGTGTGGCCGCACCTGCGGCCCCGGCCCTGCCGCACTCCACCGGGCGTCGCGTCGTGGCTCGACTGCTGGGACCGCGACGACGTGATCTGCGCACGTCCCCTGGGAGAGGCGGACATCCAGGCAAACACCGCGGGCGTACGGCCGCGCGGCTCCCGTGTCGACTCCGACGGTCTGTGGGTGCACTCGGCCACCAAGTACCTGGCGCGGGGCGAGGTCGCTGGCCCGGTGATCGAGGCGCTCCAAGCCGCTTCCGCATCCTCATGA